One window of Perca fluviatilis chromosome 12, GENO_Pfluv_1.0, whole genome shotgun sequence genomic DNA carries:
- the upf3a gene encoding regulator of nonsense transcripts 3A isoform X1 — protein MRSEKDQMTVGKEKSVVEIQFRDIPREQENIPGNFKPKEEKKEVFTKVVIRRLPPNLSKDQLEEQLSPLPSYDYFEFFPADQSLSPHLFSRAYINFKNNEDILLFRDRFDGYVFIDNKGQEYPAVVEFAPFQKISKKKLKKKDAKSGSIEEDPEYKRFLENYSCDEEKSMANPETLLGEIEAKTRELIAKRTTPLLEYIKNKKIEKQRIREEKREERRRRELEKKRQREEEKRKRREEERRKRKEADKQKKLSDKDIKIKLLKKSDRDDDVDSDRMKDKSDIGETDRGKWEKAGGQTKSKDPKEKSLPESEKEQREQHSRRQRDKDHRGKDEERKRQRHHYEFDKFMRRKDETKWGKGYCQDRAKKEGHHHGYSYCPDIGDKLGKEDREDLGNRKERLRNKVSEKDRPAMQLYQPGARNRKRMSSAGKGYDCIPSPESGTEHCYEAVTMATGLEKGFEKSKDEQ, from the exons atgAGGTCTGAAAAGGACCAAATGACCGTGGGCAAGGAGAAAAGCGTCGTTGAGATACAATTTAGAGACATCCCGAGAGAACAGGAAAACATCCCTGGCAACTTCAAGccgaaagaagagaagaaagaggtTTTTACTAAG GTGGTGATTCGAAGGCTTCCACCTAACCTGTCAAAGGACCAGCTAGAGGAACAGCTCAGTCCGCTTCCATCCTATGACTATTTTGAGTTCTTTCCCGCTGATCAAAG TCTTTCTCCCCATTTGTTCTCCAGAGCATATATcaattttaaaaacaatgaAGATATCCTTCTGTTCAGGGACCGATTTGATGGCTACGTCTTCATTGACAACAAGG GCCAAGAATATCCTGCAGTGGTGGAGTTTGCTCCCTTCCAGAAAATCTCAAAgaagaagttaaaaaagaaagatgcCAAATCCGGGAGCATTGAAGAAG ACCCAGAGTATAAGCGGTTCTTGGAGAATTACTCCTGTGATGAAGAGAAGTCAATGGCCAACCCTGAGACTCTGCTAGGAGAGATAGAGGCCAAGACCAGAGAGCTCATAG CCAAACGGACAACACCACTGTTGGAGTacattaaaaataagaaaattgagaaacag AGAataagagaggagaagagagaagagaggagaagaagagagctTGAAAAGAAACGGcaaagggaggaggagaagagaaagcGACGAGAGGAGGAGAGACGCAAACGAAAAGAGGCAGATAAGCAGAAGAAATTGTCTGATAAAGACATCAAAATTAAG CTCCTGAAGAAGAGTGACAGGGACGATGACGTGGACTCAGACCGAATGAAGGACAAAAGTGACATcggggagacagacagaggcaaaTGGGAGAAAGCTGGAGGACAAACAAAGTCGAAGGACCCCAAAGAAAA AAGTCTGCCTGAGAGTGAAAAGGAGCAGAGAGAGCAGCACAGCCGCAGACAAAGAGATAAGGATCACCGTGGAAAAGATGAAGAGAGGAAACGACAGCGACACCATTATGAGTTTGACAAGTTTATGCGCCGCAAAGATGAGACCAAATGGGGGAAAGGTTACTGCCAGGACAGAGCCAAGAAAGAGGGGCATCATCATGGCTATTCTTACTGTCCTGACATTGGAGACAAACTAGGaaaggaggacagggaggaCCTGGGTAACAGGAAGGAACGCCTCCGAAACAAGGTGAGCGAGAAG GACCGTCCAGCCATGCAGCTCTATCAGCCAGGCGCACGCAACAGGAAGCGCATGAGCTCAGCAGGCAAAGGCTATGACTGCATCCCCTCACCTGAATCCGGGACAGAGCATTGCTATGAGGCTGTCACTATGGCGACGGGGCTGGAGAAGGGGTTCGAGAAAAGCAAAGATGAACAGTGA
- the upf3a gene encoding regulator of nonsense transcripts 3A isoform X2: MRSEKDQMTVGKEKSVVEIQFRDIPREQENIPGNFKPKEEKKEVFTKVVIRRLPPNLSKDQLEEQLSPLPSYDYFEFFPADQSLSPHLFSRAYINFKNNEDILLFRDRFDGYVFIDNKGQEYPAVVEFAPFQKISKKKLKKKDAKSGSIEEDPEYKRFLENYSCDEEKSMANPETLLGEIEAKTRELIAKRTTPLLEYIKNKKIEKQRIREEKREERRRRELEKKRQREEEKRKRREEERRKRKEADKQKKLSDKDIKIKLLKKSDRDDDVDSDRMKDKSDIGETDRGKWEKAGGQTKSKDPKEKSLPESEKEQREQHSRRQRDKDHRGKDEERKRQRHHYEFDKFMRRKDETKWGKGYCQDRAKKEGHHHGYSYCPDIGDKLGKEDREDLGNRKERLRNKDRPAMQLYQPGARNRKRMSSAGKGYDCIPSPESGTEHCYEAVTMATGLEKGFEKSKDEQ, from the exons atgAGGTCTGAAAAGGACCAAATGACCGTGGGCAAGGAGAAAAGCGTCGTTGAGATACAATTTAGAGACATCCCGAGAGAACAGGAAAACATCCCTGGCAACTTCAAGccgaaagaagagaagaaagaggtTTTTACTAAG GTGGTGATTCGAAGGCTTCCACCTAACCTGTCAAAGGACCAGCTAGAGGAACAGCTCAGTCCGCTTCCATCCTATGACTATTTTGAGTTCTTTCCCGCTGATCAAAG TCTTTCTCCCCATTTGTTCTCCAGAGCATATATcaattttaaaaacaatgaAGATATCCTTCTGTTCAGGGACCGATTTGATGGCTACGTCTTCATTGACAACAAGG GCCAAGAATATCCTGCAGTGGTGGAGTTTGCTCCCTTCCAGAAAATCTCAAAgaagaagttaaaaaagaaagatgcCAAATCCGGGAGCATTGAAGAAG ACCCAGAGTATAAGCGGTTCTTGGAGAATTACTCCTGTGATGAAGAGAAGTCAATGGCCAACCCTGAGACTCTGCTAGGAGAGATAGAGGCCAAGACCAGAGAGCTCATAG CCAAACGGACAACACCACTGTTGGAGTacattaaaaataagaaaattgagaaacag AGAataagagaggagaagagagaagagaggagaagaagagagctTGAAAAGAAACGGcaaagggaggaggagaagagaaagcGACGAGAGGAGGAGAGACGCAAACGAAAAGAGGCAGATAAGCAGAAGAAATTGTCTGATAAAGACATCAAAATTAAG CTCCTGAAGAAGAGTGACAGGGACGATGACGTGGACTCAGACCGAATGAAGGACAAAAGTGACATcggggagacagacagaggcaaaTGGGAGAAAGCTGGAGGACAAACAAAGTCGAAGGACCCCAAAGAAAA AAGTCTGCCTGAGAGTGAAAAGGAGCAGAGAGAGCAGCACAGCCGCAGACAAAGAGATAAGGATCACCGTGGAAAAGATGAAGAGAGGAAACGACAGCGACACCATTATGAGTTTGACAAGTTTATGCGCCGCAAAGATGAGACCAAATGGGGGAAAGGTTACTGCCAGGACAGAGCCAAGAAAGAGGGGCATCATCATGGCTATTCTTACTGTCCTGACATTGGAGACAAACTAGGaaaggaggacagggaggaCCTGGGTAACAGGAAGGAACGCCTCCGAAACAAG GACCGTCCAGCCATGCAGCTCTATCAGCCAGGCGCACGCAACAGGAAGCGCATGAGCTCAGCAGGCAAAGGCTATGACTGCATCCCCTCACCTGAATCCGGGACAGAGCATTGCTATGAGGCTGTCACTATGGCGACGGGGCTGGAGAAGGGGTTCGAGAAAAGCAAAGATGAACAGTGA
- the p2ry8 gene encoding P2Y purinoceptor 8, which translates to MMGNSSKLDNATLSLFMNVNASIAISVIYMIVTTINLVGNGLSMWILIFRTSPKTPSIIFMINLTLTDLALGAALPFQIAYQFQGYNWKLGPKMCSVMTLVFYTNMYCSVLTMMAIGIDRYLGIVWPMLFRQIRKRKSNAVISCVLMWGLVLSVLYPLMTTDLTFDIPELGITTCFDVLKKDMLPNVTAWAAFLFSMVFVLFLFPFCVTTFCYISVIHKLAGDSKTTQKKRAIRLAFIVLLVFTLCFAPNNILLLTHTVLRLFYQQSIYMSYKLSLCFSCLNSCLDPFIYYFASKDFRHKLRQIINLQSLSSGDSMKMEHRESLYSAHCTFEGQEREHSKVSLMPKNTTA; encoded by the exons ATGATGGGGAATTCCAGCAAGCTAGACAACGCCACCCTGTCCCTGTTTATGAATGTAAATGCCAGCATTGCCATCTCTGTCATCTACATGATCGTCACTACGATTAACCTGGTAGGAAATGGCCTTTCCATGTGGATCCTCATCTTCCGTACCTCCCCCAAGACCCCCTCCATCATCTTCATGATTAATCTCACTCTCACCGATTTAGCCCTTGGCGCTGCCCTGCCCTTTCAGATCGCCTACCAGTTCCAAGGATACAACTGGAAGTTGGGACCCAAGATGTGCAG TGTCATGACCCTTGTCTTCTACACCAATATGTACTGTTCCGTCCTCACTATGATGGCCATCGGAATTGACCGCTACCTTGGCATTGTCTGGCCAATGCTGTTCAGGCAGATCAGGAAGAGAAAGTCCAATGCAGTCATCAGCTGCGTCCTCATGTGGGGTTTAGTCCTGAGCGTTCTGTATCCGCTGATGACCACAGACCTGACCTTTGACATTCCTGAACTCGGGATTACCACATGCTTTGACGTGCTAAAGAAAGACATGCTCCCGAACGTGACTGCCTGGGCGGCCTTTCTCTTCAGCATGGTGttcgtcctcttcctcttccctttCTGTGTCACAACATTCTGCTACATCAGTGTCATACACAAACTGGCCGGAGATTCCAAGACAACCCAGAAAAAGAGAGCAATACGTCTGGCCTTCATTGTTCTCCTGGTCTTCACCTTGTGCTTTGCTCCAAACAACATCCTTCTGTTGACTCACACTGTGCTGAGACTCTTCTATCAGCAGTCTATCTACATGTCCTACaaactgtctctctgtttcagcTGCCTGAATAGCTGCCTCGATCCGTTCATTTACTACTTTGCTTCCAAGGATTTCAGACACAAGCTGAGACAGATAATTAATCTGCAGAGTCTGAGTAGTGGGGACTCAATGAAAATGGAACATAGAGAGAGTTTGTACTCGGCACATTGCACTTTCGAAGGTCAGGAGAGAGAGCACAGCAAGGTGTCTTTGATGCCCAAGAACACCACAGCATAG